In bacterium, the following are encoded in one genomic region:
- a CDS encoding UDP-N-acetylmuramoyl-L-alanyl-D-glutamate--2,6-diaminopimelate ligase, producing the protein MKLSELVGGLGAINIRGNPEVDIESIEYDSRKVSHGTLFLAVRGFTNDGNIFVPAAVKNGAVAVLTDDSSLRSEATVVCVADIRKAMALVSDRFYGSPQEALVMTGITGTNGKTTTSYMVKSIFESGGLNCGLIGTIKHLVAGKEIRSSNTTPEAPDIHAYLAAMVRARQAACVMEVSSHSLALSRVYGIQFRAVALTNLTRDHLDFHGDLGNYLDAKGILFSSLPGDSTAVINRDDPYADHFIRVSRGGRVITYGFTEGSDIRPVTAELAPHGSECEFSTPAGRFKIHLPIPGKFNVSNAMAAAGIGIACGFPAEVIVRGLETMKPVKGRYETVNEGQPFSVIVDYAHAPDALERILSSVRELAKGRLISVFGCGGDRDRGKRPMMGEISARLADITLVTSDNPRSEDPMAIISEIVRGIPENCRYETVPDRAEAIRRALKLAEPGDTVVIAGKGHEDYQIIGGKRLHFDDAETARQILRSGI; encoded by the coding sequence ATGAAACTCAGTGAGCTGGTCGGTGGCCTTGGAGCCATCAATATACGGGGTAATCCCGAGGTCGACATCGAATCGATCGAGTATGATTCCCGGAAGGTCTCTCATGGTACATTATTCCTGGCGGTGAGAGGTTTTACGAACGATGGCAACATCTTTGTGCCGGCAGCTGTCAAAAACGGAGCCGTCGCCGTACTGACCGATGATTCTTCCCTGCGGAGCGAGGCGACCGTTGTCTGTGTGGCGGATATACGAAAAGCGATGGCGCTGGTCTCGGACCGTTTTTACGGCAGTCCCCAGGAAGCGCTTGTAATGACCGGCATCACCGGGACGAACGGGAAAACGACAACTTCGTACATGGTTAAATCGATATTTGAATCGGGCGGGCTGAACTGCGGGCTCATAGGAACCATAAAACATCTCGTTGCCGGAAAAGAAATCAGGTCGAGCAACACTACTCCCGAGGCGCCCGATATCCACGCTTATCTTGCGGCAATGGTCAGGGCACGGCAGGCGGCATGTGTCATGGAGGTCAGCTCACATTCGCTTGCGCTCTCGCGTGTATACGGGATACAATTCCGGGCGGTTGCATTGACCAATCTCACGAGGGATCATCTTGATTTCCATGGCGATCTGGGGAATTATCTCGATGCGAAAGGTATCCTGTTCAGCAGTCTTCCCGGAGACTCGACGGCTGTCATCAACCGTGACGATCCTTACGCCGACCACTTTATCAGGGTGTCGAGGGGCGGACGGGTTATTACCTACGGTTTTACCGAAGGAAGCGATATCCGGCCTGTTACTGCTGAACTGGCTCCTCATGGATCCGAATGTGAATTTTCCACGCCTGCCGGACGTTTTAAAATACACCTTCCCATTCCGGGGAAATTCAACGTTTCCAATGCAATGGCTGCCGCTGGAATCGGAATTGCGTGCGGTTTCCCCGCCGAAGTGATCGTCCGGGGGCTTGAAACCATGAAACCGGTGAAGGGCCGGTACGAAACGGTGAACGAGGGACAGCCGTTTTCTGTCATCGTCGACTATGCCCATGCTCCCGATGCGCTTGAAAGGATACTCTCTTCGGTACGTGAGCTCGCAAAGGGCCGGCTCATATCGGTGTTCGGCTGCGGCGGAGACCGCGACCGGGGCAAACGGCCCATGATGGGTGAAATATCCGCCCGTCTCGCCGATATAACCCTGGTGACATCGGACAATCCGAGAAGCGAGGATCCGATGGCTATAATAAGCGAAATTGTACGGGGTATACCGGAGAACTGCCGTTATGAAACTGTTCCCGATCGTGCGGAAGCGATCCGGCGCGCCCTGAAGCTTGCGGAACCGGGCGATACGGTTGTTATTGCCGGAAAAGGTCATGAGGATTATCAGATTATTGGGGGTAAAAGACTCCATTTTGACGATGCCGAGACAGCACGGCAGATTCTGAGGTCAGGGATATGA
- the rsmH gene encoding 16S rRNA (cytosine(1402)-N(4))-methyltransferase RsmH, whose product MISDDYHIPVMTDEVIRYLRVVRGGLYIDCTLGGGGHSRAILERGGTVIGIDRDPGAVGYATVRLTGYGDRFSAREARFSSLVDITGNHVGAVDGVLMDLGVSSKMIDDPSKGFSYRHDGPLLMTMGFNEETAFDVINTKNAHELSRIFSDYGEERRAGRIAEAVVKARASHPIKTTAELASIIEQAVGPRMPQKSKARVFQALRIYINDELNELREGLNGALELLKPGGRLCVISYHSLEDRLVKSFMREHADPCICPPDLPECRCGRIPDIRLVTRKSIEPSEEEIRRNPRSRSARMRVAEKAGVS is encoded by the coding sequence GTGATATCGGACGATTACCATATTCCCGTCATGACGGACGAAGTTATCCGGTATCTTCGTGTGGTCAGGGGTGGTTTGTATATAGACTGCACACTTGGCGGCGGTGGGCATTCCCGGGCGATACTTGAACGCGGGGGTACGGTTATCGGTATCGACCGTGACCCCGGGGCTGTCGGTTATGCCACGGTACGCCTTACCGGTTACGGTGACCGGTTCAGCGCCCGGGAGGCGAGGTTTTCCTCGCTTGTCGATATTACAGGGAACCATGTCGGTGCAGTTGACGGAGTTCTGATGGATCTGGGGGTGAGTTCTAAAATGATTGATGATCCGTCCAAAGGATTCAGCTACAGGCATGATGGCCCGCTCCTCATGACTATGGGCTTTAATGAAGAAACTGCCTTTGATGTCATAAATACGAAAAATGCTCATGAGCTTTCACGGATTTTCAGCGATTACGGTGAGGAACGCAGGGCTGGCAGAATCGCAGAAGCTGTAGTAAAGGCCCGCGCCTCGCACCCCATAAAAACTACTGCCGAACTTGCCTCGATTATCGAGCAGGCTGTCGGTCCCCGAATGCCTCAGAAGAGCAAGGCGCGGGTTTTCCAGGCATTAAGAATATACATCAATGATGAGCTCAACGAGCTCCGGGAAGGGCTGAACGGCGCCCTCGAATTACTGAAGCCCGGAGGACGTTTGTGCGTGATATCGTATCATTCTCTCGAAGACCGTCTGGTAAAGAGTTTTATGCGGGAGCACGCCGATCCCTGTATCTGTCCGCCCGACCTGCCCGAATGCCGCTGCGGCCGTATCCCGGACATCAGGCTCGTCACCAGAAAATCGATAGAGCCTTCGGAAGAGGAAATCAGGCGAAATCCCCGTTCACGGAGCGCCCGTATGCGTGTTGCCGAAAAGGCAGGTGTGTCATGA
- the mraY gene encoding phospho-N-acetylmuramoyl-pentapeptide-transferase, protein MFYHLLVPLIPHFTALNIFNYITFRAGYAMITALLVAFVFGPRIIRWLRRWQVHEKIRSDGPQTHLAKEGTVTMGGIIVLAGVIVPTLLWSRLDNIYVLLAVFSTVWMGAVGFLDDYLKAKRKMRKGLVAKYKLIGQIALGCIVGSSLYFFDSGDQHQLMTMIPFLKNYAFNYSAWYIYIPMVILVITATSNAVNLSDGLDGLAIGLVAIAAGTYAIICYVLGRVTTADYLNVFYIPGCGELTIFSLSIVGASLGFLWFNFHPAKVFMGDTGALSLGGALGAMAVMSKTEILLIFVGGVFVLEVLSVIIQVASFKLRGKRVFKMAPLHHHFELLGWAEETVVVRFWIIGFFLAVIALTTFKIR, encoded by the coding sequence ATGTTTTATCATCTGCTCGTACCGCTGATACCTCACTTTACGGCGCTGAATATTTTCAACTATATCACCTTTCGCGCCGGCTATGCAATGATAACGGCGCTGCTGGTGGCTTTTGTTTTCGGCCCGCGAATAATCAGATGGCTCCGCAGATGGCAGGTTCATGAAAAAATCCGGAGCGATGGTCCCCAGACCCATCTGGCCAAGGAGGGAACGGTTACGATGGGCGGAATCATTGTCCTCGCGGGAGTTATTGTCCCCACTCTGCTCTGGTCGAGGCTTGATAACATATATGTGCTCCTTGCCGTTTTCTCGACAGTCTGGATGGGCGCGGTCGGATTTTTGGACGATTATCTCAAAGCAAAGCGTAAAATGCGTAAAGGGCTCGTAGCGAAATATAAACTTATCGGGCAGATTGCACTAGGATGTATTGTCGGAAGCTCTCTTTATTTCTTCGACTCCGGCGATCAGCACCAGTTGATGACCATGATACCGTTCCTCAAGAACTATGCGTTCAATTACTCTGCATGGTATATATACATTCCGATGGTGATTCTTGTGATTACAGCAACCTCGAATGCGGTGAATCTGAGCGACGGTCTCGATGGACTCGCCATCGGGCTTGTCGCCATCGCCGCCGGAACATACGCGATAATCTGTTATGTGCTCGGCCGTGTCACCACGGCGGATTATCTGAATGTTTTCTATATACCCGGATGCGGAGAGCTGACCATATTCAGCCTTTCCATAGTGGGCGCTTCTCTCGGTTTTCTGTGGTTTAACTTTCACCCGGCGAAGGTTTTCATGGGCGATACCGGGGCGCTGTCGCTCGGGGGAGCGCTCGGGGCAATGGCTGTCATGAGTAAAACAGAAATCCTGCTTATTTTCGTCGGCGGAGTTTTTGTATTAGAGGTGCTTTCGGTCATTATCCAGGTTGCTTCGTTCAAGCTTCGGGGCAAGCGGGTATTTAAAATGGCGCCTCTGCACCACCATTTCGAGCTCCTTGGCTGGGCCGAGGAAACGGTCGTCGTGCGATTCTGGATCATCGGTTTTTTTCTTGCGGTCATTGCCTTGACCACGTTTAAGATACGATAA
- the rseP gene encoding RIP metalloprotease RseP, with translation MLLTLISFLFVLSFLVVIHEFGHFAVAKLSGIGVERFSVGMPPRVLGVQIGETDYCISAIPFGGYVKLTGQSDFDEVESEDYGDRDYRKKSVPVRMAVLVAGSIMNLLAALVIFFFVYWMTGVPQSTNRVGLVEDGTLAAQLGFKRGDEIVAVQGKKTDNFDSLIALYTDDNVTLTVRDENGDRQILVPRKLKENEDFGISAYYDARIGSILPDSPAQKAGIRPDDVIVAIDNEPVYGWEHMRKIIEANPDAEKTFTIRRNGETIQLPVKIGHSGEGRHHHSKVPVGRVGYTPYIPNRDVGLVESGRMAVDNTVFLITHTVDFFIKLITGRMSAKLLGGPVMIAQLAGRSAQSGFVSLLGFTAFISVNLGVLNLLPFPVLDGGHVTILFIETVVRRKLSTRARMAFQQFGSLVLLIFMLYVTFNDIMRVDTIARLFGGN, from the coding sequence ATGCTGCTGACACTGATATCATTCCTGTTTGTTTTGAGTTTTCTTGTGGTTATTCATGAATTCGGGCACTTCGCCGTGGCAAAACTGTCCGGGATAGGTGTCGAGCGCTTCAGCGTCGGCATGCCCCCCCGGGTGTTAGGTGTTCAGATTGGCGAAACCGATTACTGTATCTCTGCCATACCGTTCGGAGGGTATGTTAAACTGACCGGCCAGTCGGACTTTGATGAAGTGGAGAGCGAGGATTACGGTGACAGGGATTACCGTAAAAAATCCGTACCGGTCAGAATGGCTGTGCTTGTTGCAGGGAGCATAATGAATCTCCTTGCAGCGCTGGTTATCTTTTTCTTTGTATACTGGATGACCGGAGTACCCCAGAGCACAAACCGTGTCGGTCTTGTCGAGGATGGTACGCTTGCAGCCCAACTGGGATTCAAGAGAGGCGACGAGATTGTCGCCGTACAGGGCAAAAAGACTGATAATTTCGATTCGCTTATAGCGCTCTATACCGATGATAATGTAACCCTGACCGTCCGTGATGAAAACGGCGACCGTCAGATTCTCGTCCCCCGGAAGCTGAAAGAAAACGAAGATTTCGGAATTTCCGCATATTATGATGCCCGTATCGGGAGCATTCTGCCTGACAGTCCCGCCCAGAAAGCCGGTATCAGGCCCGATGATGTCATCGTGGCAATCGATAACGAACCTGTTTACGGCTGGGAGCATATGCGGAAGATAATCGAGGCTAATCCTGACGCGGAAAAAACCTTTACCATCCGGCGGAATGGCGAAACGATCCAACTGCCCGTAAAAATCGGTCATTCCGGTGAGGGCAGGCATCACCATTCAAAAGTGCCTGTGGGACGGGTCGGATATACCCCGTACATCCCGAACCGTGATGTGGGATTGGTTGAATCCGGCCGTATGGCGGTCGATAACACGGTTTTTCTTATCACACACACCGTTGACTTTTTCATCAAGCTCATTACCGGGCGAATGTCCGCCAAACTGCTCGGCGGGCCGGTCATGATCGCGCAGCTTGCAGGCAGAAGCGCACAAAGCGGTTTCGTATCCCTTCTCGGATTCACCGCATTCATCAGCGTCAATCTCGGGGTGCTCAACCTCCTCCCGTTCCCGGTCCTCGATGGCGGTCACGTAACCATTCTTTTCATCGAAACCGTCGTACGCAGAAAGCTTTCCACCAGGGCGCGGATGGCATTTCAGCAGTTCGGCTCTCTGGTGCTCCTGATTTTTATGCTCTACGTTACCTTCAATGATATCATGCGGGTCGATACCATTGCTCGACTTTTCGGGGGCAACTGA
- the ftsW gene encoding putative lipid II flippase FtsW: MNDNHGVDVWLLTSVLILAAFGLVMVYSSSMYLGMERTGSGAFFFKKQAFRLVLGLVMMMFLTKINYRGYMKIAPILLAVGFFTLIVLLIQKYATGKHVHRWLRLGPLVFQPSEFMKIFLLMYLSATIAGMGERVREFVKGFLPLLAIIGTTFILVVLEPDLGMAGLILVTGLYVLFIGRAKLLHLMLISAPAFASLIFIVSTVPYMKQRWETFIHPDFTSEAGYQIHQSIIGIGSGGLVGLGLGNSRLKYLFLPESHTDFVFSILAEELGFIGTIAILGLLLLVVYRGLKIASQAPDMFGFLLASGLSMMVGFQAFINIGVATAVLPTTGMTLPFISYGGSSLLLLFCATGILLNISKQGSYERRLSYEFGIRLHRRVVS, from the coding sequence ATGAACGATAATCATGGTGTTGATGTCTGGCTTCTCACATCGGTATTGATTCTTGCCGCATTCGGGCTCGTCATGGTGTACAGTTCGAGCATGTATCTCGGGATGGAACGAACCGGCAGCGGAGCCTTTTTCTTTAAAAAACAGGCATTCCGGCTTGTGCTCGGGCTTGTTATGATGATGTTCCTGACAAAGATCAATTACCGCGGTTATATGAAAATCGCCCCGATACTTCTGGCCGTGGGATTTTTCACACTTATCGTTCTCCTGATACAGAAGTATGCGACCGGGAAACATGTTCACCGCTGGCTGCGGCTTGGGCCGCTCGTTTTTCAGCCGTCCGAATTCATGAAAATATTCCTTTTGATGTATCTCAGCGCAACCATAGCCGGAATGGGCGAACGGGTGCGCGAATTCGTGAAGGGTTTTCTCCCGCTGCTTGCGATAATCGGCACCACGTTCATACTTGTCGTGCTTGAACCCGATCTGGGCATGGCCGGGCTTATCCTCGTGACCGGTTTATATGTTCTGTTCATCGGCAGGGCGAAGCTACTCCATCTGATGCTCATCTCAGCCCCGGCTTTCGCTTCCCTCATCTTTATTGTCAGCACTGTGCCGTACATGAAACAGCGATGGGAAACGTTTATCCACCCCGATTTCACTTCCGAAGCCGGGTACCAGATACATCAGTCCATCATCGGTATCGGGAGCGGGGGATTGGTTGGCCTCGGCCTTGGGAACAGCAGGCTCAAGTATCTGTTTCTTCCCGAAAGTCATACCGATTTCGTATTTTCGATTCTTGCTGAAGAGCTCGGTTTCATAGGAACCATCGCAATTCTCGGCCTGTTACTGCTCGTTGTGTACCGCGGCCTGAAAATTGCCTCACAGGCTCCTGATATGTTCGGGTTTCTCCTTGCCTCCGGGCTTTCGATGATGGTCGGTTTTCAGGCGTTTATCAATATCGGCGTCGCCACGGCGGTTCTGCCGACAACCGGAATGACGCTGCCGTTCATTTCGTACGGCGGCTCGTCTCTGCTTCTCCTGTTCTGCGCCACGGGGATTCTTCTCAACATCTCCAAACAGGGGAGTTACGAACGGCGTTTGTCCTACGAATTCGGCATCCGCCTCCACAGGAGGGTGGTATCGTGA
- a CDS encoding 1-deoxy-D-xylulose-5-phosphate reductoisomerase, with product MKRIVILGSTGSIGTSSLDVIRSNPTQFRVVGLSAGGSFEKMCAQVQEFAPEAVSMRDPVAAREVKTGVSGKTVVYEGFEGMIDMVRSLDADAVVNGLVGSVGVLPTLAALETGKDVLLANKETMVMAGRLIIGEAERSGRRIVPIDSEMSAIYQCLKGERKKAVKRLILTASGGPFVDFSIGELSTVTVKQALNHPTWSMGVKNTIDSASMMNKGLEVIEARWLFDIPGSDIDVVIHRGSITHSMVEFIDGSLLAQLSKPDMRLAIQYAMTDPDRLPSPYGGLDFSRAFSLTFEPPDTGRFPCLALAYEVLARGGTAPAAMNAANERAVEAFVNGAISFMEIPETIRQVVDNHCFIPEPTIDDLLQTDREAKRSMSLMFES from the coding sequence TTGAAACGGATTGTCATACTTGGTTCTACCGGTTCGATCGGCACATCAAGTCTTGATGTCATACGTTCCAATCCGACTCAATTCCGGGTTGTCGGGCTTTCTGCCGGCGGTTCGTTCGAAAAGATGTGCGCCCAGGTTCAGGAATTCGCCCCTGAGGCTGTCTCGATGCGCGACCCCGTCGCCGCCCGTGAAGTGAAAACCGGCGTTTCCGGAAAAACCGTTGTGTACGAGGGATTCGAGGGGATGATCGACATGGTGCGATCCCTCGATGCGGATGCCGTTGTCAACGGTCTTGTCGGCTCGGTCGGCGTTCTTCCTACTCTTGCCGCTCTCGAGACCGGAAAAGATGTGCTCCTTGCAAATAAAGAAACCATGGTCATGGCCGGGCGTTTAATAATTGGAGAAGCGGAGCGTTCCGGCCGGAGAATTGTTCCGATCGACAGCGAGATGAGCGCCATATACCAGTGTCTGAAAGGCGAGAGAAAAAAGGCGGTAAAAAGACTGATTCTGACAGCTTCGGGCGGGCCTTTTGTCGATTTCAGCATCGGGGAGCTCAGCACGGTTACCGTTAAACAGGCGCTCAACCACCCGACATGGTCGATGGGTGTAAAAAACACGATCGATTCGGCATCGATGATGAACAAGGGACTCGAGGTCATCGAGGCGCGATGGCTTTTCGATATTCCCGGCTCGGACATCGATGTAGTCATTCACCGTGGCTCAATCACCCATTCCATGGTGGAATTTATCGACGGGTCCCTCCTCGCACAGCTTTCAAAGCCGGATATGAGACTTGCTATCCAGTATGCCATGACCGACCCTGACCGTCTGCCCTCCCCGTATGGAGGGCTCGATTTTTCAAGGGCCTTTTCGCTGACTTTCGAGCCGCCCGATACCGGACGGTTTCCCTGTCTCGCGCTTGCTTATGAGGTTCTCGCCCGCGGAGGTACTGCTCCGGCTGCGATGAATGCCGCCAATGAACGGGCTGTCGAGGCGTTTGTAAACGGAGCCATTTCTTTCATGGAAATTCCTGAAACAATACGGCAGGTTGTTGACAATCATTGTTTCATTCCTGAACCGACGATCGATGATTTACTGCAAACCGACCGTGAGGCGAAACGCTCCATGAGTCTGATGTTTGAATCCTGA
- the murF gene encoding UDP-N-acetylmuramoyl-tripeptide--D-alanyl-D-alanine ligase yields the protein MKGYTLERLLGSIGTTAERIDRALLGKDVTGVSTDTRSLLKGDVFFAVRGERFDGADYVDRADKAGAVLSVVNAASREKIPARVPVAFVGDTVKALGSAAREYRSMFTGKVIGITGTSGKTTAKELMRAVLESRFTVHATRGNYNNQIGLPLSVFGLGRDHKCAVFEMGMSAPGEIMYLAGIARPDIVVLLNVGPAHMEFFRDMDAIADAKAEILESINEKGTAIVNGDDALIEARLPRCRARIVRFGIKTQGDFRARHVVIEKDGCAAFEIEGNTVKLLIPGSHNVYNALAAYAVGRVMGTGKQEAAHALETVGAPAMRMERIERGGIHIINDSYNANPLSMRAAAEVLTNTEISGGGKKIAVLGDMLELGTLSTSSHREIGTLFGSLGIAYLCLVGKSAGLYASGALYAGMNPDRIMNFENPEDALGFIRQIACQGDVVFVKGSRALGMEKIVAGL from the coding sequence ATGAAAGGTTATACGCTGGAAAGGCTTCTCGGAAGCATTGGCACAACTGCGGAACGGATTGACAGGGCTCTGCTCGGTAAGGATGTCACAGGTGTATCCACCGATACCCGGTCGCTGCTGAAAGGCGATGTGTTTTTCGCGGTACGGGGTGAGCGGTTCGATGGCGCCGATTATGTTGACAGGGCAGACAAAGCGGGAGCAGTCCTGTCAGTGGTTAATGCGGCATCCCGTGAAAAAATCCCTGCTCGGGTGCCCGTTGCTTTCGTTGGGGATACGGTCAAAGCTCTCGGAAGCGCCGCCCGTGAATATCGTTCGATGTTTACCGGGAAAGTGATAGGAATAACCGGGACAAGCGGTAAGACCACCGCCAAAGAGCTGATGCGTGCCGTGCTCGAAAGCCGTTTTACCGTTCATGCGACACGGGGGAATTACAATAACCAGATCGGCCTTCCGCTTTCTGTGTTCGGCCTCGGCCGGGATCATAAATGCGCAGTGTTCGAGATGGGCATGAGCGCCCCCGGTGAAATAATGTACCTTGCCGGAATCGCACGGCCCGATATCGTTGTCCTGTTGAACGTGGGGCCGGCGCATATGGAATTTTTCAGGGATATGGATGCCATTGCGGATGCAAAGGCGGAAATTCTGGAATCGATCAACGAGAAGGGAACAGCTATAGTCAATGGTGACGATGCGCTTATTGAGGCACGCCTGCCGCGATGCAGGGCGCGGATTGTCCGGTTCGGCATCAAGACGCAGGGTGACTTTCGCGCCCGGCATGTGGTTATTGAGAAGGATGGCTGTGCTGCGTTCGAGATCGAGGGAAATACAGTCAAGCTGTTAATACCCGGTTCCCATAATGTATATAACGCTCTTGCCGCCTATGCCGTCGGAAGAGTCATGGGCACCGGAAAGCAGGAAGCCGCTCATGCACTTGAAACAGTCGGTGCGCCTGCCATGAGAATGGAACGCATCGAGCGGGGCGGCATACACATCATCAATGATTCATATAACGCAAACCCCCTTTCAATGAGAGCCGCCGCCGAGGTACTTACCAATACGGAAATATCCGGCGGCGGTAAAAAAATCGCAGTATTGGGGGATATGCTCGAGCTTGGAACGTTATCCACATCATCGCACCGTGAAATCGGAACTCTTTTCGGATCGCTTGGAATTGCGTACCTGTGTCTTGTCGGAAAATCGGCCGGACTGTATGCTTCGGGTGCGTTATATGCGGGAATGAATCCCGACAGGATAATGAATTTCGAAAATCCTGAAGATGCTCTCGGGTTTATCAGACAGATCGCATGTCAGGGTGATGTTGTTTTTGTCAAGGGTTCCCGGGCGCTCGGAATGGAAAAAATCGTGGCGGGTTTATAA
- a CDS encoding PASTA domain-containing protein gives MHTGSYVTRQKFMLVLVIIMWMRLIAKLVVLQIVNHEGYDLRAYEQRFKPFDIEAQRGRIMDRNGIVMASSSPSASYGIMPSMVKNRVDVVCAVANATGKSIDSVNSMFDNDKFQWIVRLAEPSVIDKLDKVKSPGLQKQFDFKRYYPLGRVGSQVIGVTDVDGFGIEGCELFFNDDLLGRNGRSTLLRDARGRTEQSLDKPIVKALRGLDVILTIDSKIQDIAEEELETCVSQYKAKWGGAIVLDAGTGEILVMANVPRYDPNDSGTYASKPEFMRNRLVTDMVEPGSTFKIVTFSEALESGIISEDDMINCENGKYKIAGHIINDTHELSVVPAGDVFIHSSNIGTVKIADMIGKKMLYERARLFGFGEITGIDYPYETPGRLENPRQWSKLSLPTISFGQGVAVSPLQIVMAYGAIANNGALMMPHIVKEVIGTPERPGRTFSSQKVRDVISPQTAARMTELLVGVVERGTGKNAAIPHVRVGGKTGTAQCIREGAKGYVPGQYMSSFVGFVADRDPKIVCLVMIDSPEGVYYGSQVAAPVFRNIVNRMLNLADTPWNDLIAENALEDTVITVRLPDVKGKRISEAVESIRNLGLNPEVYGDSTVVDKQSPLPGAQLNPGTVVKLYSNTLMTVQAGLIKVPDLIGKSLREATQDLIHANLDVTVSGSGVVKEQNPRAGTYVRNGTVCMLACSKR, from the coding sequence ATGCATACCGGTTCATATGTGACGAGACAGAAATTCATGCTGGTTCTCGTTATCATCATGTGGATGAGACTGATTGCGAAACTTGTCGTTCTTCAGATAGTGAATCATGAAGGGTATGACCTGCGGGCCTATGAACAGCGGTTTAAACCGTTCGATATAGAAGCCCAGCGCGGAAGAATCATGGATCGGAACGGTATCGTGATGGCTTCGAGCAGCCCCTCGGCCTCTTACGGAATCATGCCCTCGATGGTCAAGAATCGTGTCGACGTTGTCTGTGCTGTGGCGAACGCTACCGGTAAAAGCATCGATTCCGTCAACAGCATGTTTGATAATGATAAATTCCAGTGGATTGTGAGGCTTGCCGAGCCTTCGGTTATCGATAAGCTCGACAAGGTGAAAAGCCCGGGATTACAAAAACAGTTTGATTTCAAACGGTATTATCCTCTCGGCAGGGTAGGTTCTCAGGTTATAGGGGTTACGGATGTTGACGGATTTGGTATCGAAGGGTGCGAGCTGTTTTTCAACGATGATCTGCTGGGCCGTAACGGTCGTTCGACCCTTCTCAGGGATGCCCGGGGGAGAACGGAACAGTCTCTCGATAAACCGATTGTAAAGGCCCTGAGAGGGCTTGATGTCATATTGACTATCGATTCGAAAATCCAGGATATCGCCGAAGAAGAGCTCGAAACCTGCGTCAGTCAGTATAAGGCGAAGTGGGGCGGAGCAATTGTCCTCGATGCCGGAACCGGCGAAATCCTCGTAATGGCTAATGTCCCCCGCTATGATCCCAACGATTCGGGAACGTATGCATCCAAACCCGAATTCATGCGAAACAGGCTTGTCACGGATATGGTCGAACCCGGTTCGACATTCAAGATTGTCACTTTTTCCGAAGCGCTTGAATCAGGGATTATAAGCGAAGATGACATGATTAACTGTGAAAATGGAAAGTACAAGATTGCGGGCCATATAATAAACGATACGCATGAGCTTTCCGTTGTTCCGGCCGGTGATGTATTTATCCATTCCTCGAATATCGGTACGGTCAAGATTGCCGACATGATCGGGAAAAAGATGCTCTATGAACGTGCCCGTCTCTTCGGATTCGGTGAGATCACCGGAATTGACTATCCCTATGAAACACCCGGACGCCTCGAGAATCCGCGCCAGTGGTCCAAGCTTTCGCTTCCCACAATCTCCTTCGGTCAGGGCGTTGCTGTTTCCCCGCTCCAGATCGTAATGGCGTACGGGGCGATTGCAAATAACGGCGCGCTGATGATGCCTCATATCGTAAAAGAGGTCATTGGAACTCCCGAACGCCCCGGACGAACCTTCTCTTCGCAGAAAGTGCGCGATGTCATCTCTCCGCAGACAGCGGCGCGGATGACCGAACTGCTTGTCGGCGTTGTGGAACGGGGAACCGGGAAAAACGCCGCCATCCCTCATGTTCGTGTCGGCGGAAAGACCGGTACGGCGCAGTGTATCAGGGAAGGCGCAAAGGGATATGTTCCGGGTCAGTACATGTCGTCGTTTGTGGGTTTCGTCGCCGACCGTGACCCGAAAATTGTCTGTCTTGTTATGATCGACAGCCCGGAAGGCGTTTACTACGGCTCTCAGGTTGCAGCGCCGGTATTCAGAAATATAGTCAACCGTATGCTCAACTTGGCTGATACTCCCTGGAATGACCTGATTGCCGAAAACGCCCTTGAGGATACGGTGATAACGGTCCGGCTTCCCGACGTTAAAGGGAAGAGGATTTCCGAGGCGGTGGAAAGCATACGCAATCTCGGGCTCAATCCCGAAGTATATGGCGATTCGACCGTTGTGGATAAACAGTCTCCACTTCCCGGGGCGCAATTGAATCCGGGAACCGTCGTGAAACTGTACAGTAATACCCTTATGACGGTTCAGGCAGGGCTTATCAAGGTTCCCGATCTCATCGGCAAGTCTCTGAGAGAAGCGACTCAGGACCTTATTCATGCCAATCTCGATGTGACTGTCTCCGGGTCGGGTGTAGTAAAAGAGCAGAATCCCCGTGCCGGTACATATGTAAGGAATGGAACGGTATGCATGTTAGCGTGCAGCAAGAGGTAA